AAAACAAGTATGCCACCGAAATCGTTTCTTTTGAAGGCGACAAATATGTTTGCGAAAATGAACAATGGCGAAGGGTTATCTACCCCGAAACAAAAGTGGGACTCTGTACCGAAGAAATGGCTGGAGATACGGTTGTTCAGTTTACTGGACGAGCCGCCTCTGCCGGTGGCATCGATGTCGCGTATTTCGAAGTAAAATTCTTTGTTTGTAAAGACAAACAGTGGCGCGAGGCGACTAATGACGATGAAGTTTTTGGTACTTGCGATTCCAAGAGAAACGGCGATGTCGTGCAGAAACCTTCAGTTGCTACCGACAAAAACACGTGGCCTCGCTATGCCTGTGAAAACGGCAAATGGCGCCTTGCTACCACCATCGAAAAATATGCTGGAGTCTGCACCAGTAAAATTCAGGATTCCGTAACAATGGCCGCAGGTTACCATGTCTATTGCGACAAGGGCTCATGGCGTATGGCAACCCCCGAGGAATTCTACGGAGCATGCACCAAGGCTCTGCAGGACGAATATTACGATGATTCTACGAAATACATTTGCGACAACCTTGTATGGCGTAAGCTGGATCCGCCGCCCACAGGAACGACAGAATATTGTACCTCCAAGAACGAGGGTGATAAATTCACCCGCAAGACATCCGTCACGACCCTGCGCTATTACTGCCACAACTACAAATGGACGCCGGTAACGGAACTTGAATACAGGATCGGTATCTGCGAGCAGGATTCGTTGGGAAAGAAAGTCAGCGTATCCCCTGATTCGTCATCTTACGAATGCGTCAAGTTAAGCAACGGAGACTATTGGTGGAAACAGCTGACCATCGAAGAAGAATTTGGCATCAAGTGTGACATGGATTATCAGGATACTGTTCGCCTGAACCAAGTCTGCACAGACGGAGCATGGCGGCAACTGTCGTCCCTTGAAAAGAGTATCGGACTTTGCACTAAAACCCAAGTTGGGAAAATGACCCAAAAATCATCCAGCTACTACGAATGTCGCGCCAACGGGTGGACCACGGTCTCCAGGGAGTATTATGAGCTAGGCAAATGCTCCTCGGAAAACGAAGACTTTGCCGGACGGGCCGGCAGCGTCATCTATTTCTGTAATAGCGGATCCTGGAAAGAAGCCGACGAAATCACGGATCTTACCAAATGCTATTCATACAACCAAAACCATTATGCGGCCTATAAGGGAAACATCTACCGGTGCGACGCCCGTACAAACCGTCAAAAATTGCAATGGGAATTCGAAGGCGACATTACCATAAAGTATGGCCTTTGCACTTCCGATAGAGTTTACAAGAGTGTCGCTTACAATGACAGTTTCTATGTCTGCATGTGGAGGGGCTGGCAGGCCGCCAATCTTGAGGAAGCCCTGAAATCATTCAGTGGTAACGAGGCAAATGTCTACGGTCAGAAGTACGTGCGCAGTGGAAACTCCTGGGCGCCGGTTTACGGAACCATGACCGACTCGCGCGATAAAAAATCCTACAGGACGATCTACATTGAAAACGAAACTTTCATGGTGGACAACCTGAATTATGCCACTCCTGGTAGTAAATGCTACCTGGACGCCGAACGCTATTGCGGAGACGACTATGGCTACGGAAGGTTCTACACCTGGGAACAGGCCCAAAAGGCGTGTCCAACCGGTTGGCACTTGCCCAGTTATACTGAATACAAAAAAATCGTAGGAAGCAAGCTTGAGTTATACATAATTGACCCAAGCACATGGCAAATCAATCAGCAACCAACCAATTTCATCAGCGGACTGGAATACAAGGGAACGGGTGTCTACTACAACGGAACCTTCAACTACGAAAAACTTTATACGGCATTATGGATTGCCGAAGAAGATGGTTCCGCAAACGGCTTTGTCGACTGCCGTAGTTCGCAGAATCCATGCAGCAATATCTTTGGAACATCTACCGTTCCTGCATCTTATGACGAGTCTAGTCGGCCCACGGTTTACGTGAACGCCAAGGACAATTATGCAAATGTCCGCTGCATCAAGGACTAAAGGGATGCCGGGGCGTCACACGCCCCGAACAAAGCTACGCCATCAATTTTTCTAGATCCGCGACGGTCCTAGGAATGTTTTGCGAAATGTTCCTGAAACCGTCCTTGGTAATCAGCAGGTCGTCCTCGATGCGGATGCCGATTTTTTCGCGGTATTTCTTGCCGTCGATAGTCGCCTCAAATTCACCGTAGAGGCCGGGTTCGCAAGAAATCAGCATTCCCGGACGCAAAACGGTTTCAAGCGAGCGGGTGCCGGGTTCACCTTCGTGAATCTGTTCACCGATGAAATGACTTACGCCGTGCGGGCGCTTGTCGTAAAGCAACTTGAATTTACCCTTGCACCCTTTGACCAACCGGGCCTCCAGTTCGCGTATGATAAAGTCCCAGGGAATGTTCCCGATTTCTTTGAGGGGCACTCCAGGGCGTACGGCCTTCTGGTATTCCGCGGCGGAGTCAAGGACGATTTCGTACAACATTTTTTGAAGCGGATTGAATTTGCCGCTCACCGGAATTGTGCGGGAAATGTCGCTGTGGAGAGTCCCGATGCGGATGCCGAAATCTAGGAGCACCAGCTCCCCCGCCTTAAGGGGTTCGTCTTTTTTCACGTAATGGA
The Fibrobacter sp. UWH4 DNA segment above includes these coding regions:
- a CDS encoding FISUMP domain-containing protein, with amino-acid sequence MRQRFHAIFLFLSVSALSVAFWGCSAKNSSDAEYIDEDYSSEYDDFSSSSVDSPDSTSSSSGQKTSSSAESSSSLTSSSSEEYDSPKTSAYIDSIYDSRSSKTYKTVQIGSNVWLAQNLSYKTNKSKCYDDRLENCEVFGRMYKVYSDSVCPTGFSLPTKENWESLIKIAGSTGLLKTSRYWEKSDKGKRGNDSLGLSLVPGGLCREDKCAKLNKYAYYAIKDSASAVYEVSYENDSLVLRSKKDFADSIYVSVRCIKAASSVQTAKELQANCNNGDSTFVIDERTPYKCKYSQWHKVRDTRPDSCNKELATTIYNNTLYTCKSGIWGTYSSLDFEIGFCSEANKGETYDLFGKAYISNDSLEWRSLSIAEAKGACKNKYATEIVSFEGDKYVCENEQWRRVIYPETKVGLCTEEMAGDTVVQFTGRAASAGGIDVAYFEVKFFVCKDKQWREATNDDEVFGTCDSKRNGDVVQKPSVATDKNTWPRYACENGKWRLATTIEKYAGVCTSKIQDSVTMAAGYHVYCDKGSWRMATPEEFYGACTKALQDEYYDDSTKYICDNLVWRKLDPPPTGTTEYCTSKNEGDKFTRKTSVTTLRYYCHNYKWTPVTELEYRIGICEQDSLGKKVSVSPDSSSYECVKLSNGDYWWKQLTIEEEFGIKCDMDYQDTVRLNQVCTDGAWRQLSSLEKSIGLCTKTQVGKMTQKSSSYYECRANGWTTVSREYYELGKCSSENEDFAGRAGSVIYFCNSGSWKEADEITDLTKCYSYNQNHYAAYKGNIYRCDARTNRQKLQWEFEGDITIKYGLCTSDRVYKSVAYNDSFYVCMWRGWQAANLEEALKSFSGNEANVYGQKYVRSGNSWAPVYGTMTDSRDKKSYRTIYIENETFMVDNLNYATPGSKCYLDAERYCGDDYGYGRFYTWEQAQKACPTGWHLPSYTEYKKIVGSKLELYIIDPSTWQINQQPTNFISGLEYKGTGVYYNGTFNYEKLYTALWIAEEDGSANGFVDCRSSQNPCSNIFGTSTVPASYDESSRPTVYVNAKDNYANVRCIKD